From a single Rhodanobacteraceae bacterium genomic region:
- the ltrA gene encoding group II intron reverse transcriptase/maturase, with translation MQERARAHPEEQFTSLAHLLDEGSLLRAYRGLRADAAKGIDGESKASYGKGLAARLQQLHERLRTGQYRAQPAKRATIKKADGSDRPLSIWCVEDKVVQGAVTEVLNSIFEADFRGLSYGFRPQRSAHMALQAVQTVLQKGRVNWVLDLDLKQCFDRIEHEALRQAIRRRVTDRSLLRLIDKWLTVGVVEQDGKRTRQTCGTPQGAPISPLLANIVLHEAMDEVVVEWRRTAARGEVYMVRYADDAVLMFEHEEDAVALRAVLETSLARYGLEMNVAKTRLLGFGRTPPGGGKSGSFDFLGFTHIAGQDRQGRYLVRRQTMAKRFRRSLTLAREWCRAHLHDPLRTQWAELSAKLKGHYAYYGVRGNMDALKRFRAAVRAIWISVLMKRSQTSRLPVVVALVDTHFALPTPRITHPDDWLPVSPGYLLGRAGCGKSARPDL, from the coding sequence GTGCAGGAGAGGGCGCGAGCCCATCCGGAGGAACAGTTCACGTCGCTGGCCCACTTGCTCGATGAGGGCTCGTTGTTGCGTGCTTACCGCGGCTTGCGGGCGGACGCGGCAAAGGGCATCGACGGCGAGAGCAAGGCCAGCTATGGAAAAGGATTGGCGGCACGGCTGCAGCAACTGCATGAGCGACTGCGCACGGGTCAGTACCGAGCGCAGCCGGCGAAGCGCGCGACGATCAAGAAAGCGGATGGCAGCGACCGGCCGTTATCGATCTGGTGCGTGGAGGACAAGGTCGTACAAGGCGCGGTGACCGAGGTGCTGAACAGCATTTTCGAAGCCGACTTCCGAGGGCTGAGCTATGGCTTCAGGCCGCAGCGCAGTGCGCATATGGCCTTGCAGGCGGTGCAGACGGTGCTGCAGAAAGGACGCGTGAACTGGGTATTGGACCTGGATCTGAAGCAGTGTTTCGATCGCATCGAGCACGAGGCATTGCGACAGGCAATCAGGCGCAGGGTGACCGATCGCAGTCTGTTGCGACTGATCGACAAATGGCTGACGGTCGGGGTGGTGGAGCAGGATGGCAAGCGGACACGGCAAACGTGCGGCACGCCGCAAGGGGCGCCGATTTCCCCGCTACTGGCGAACATCGTGCTGCATGAGGCGATGGACGAGGTGGTGGTGGAATGGCGTCGGACAGCGGCGCGCGGCGAGGTGTACATGGTGCGCTATGCCGATGACGCAGTCCTGATGTTCGAGCATGAGGAGGATGCGGTAGCGCTGCGAGCGGTACTGGAGACGAGTCTGGCGCGCTACGGGCTGGAGATGAATGTGGCCAAGACCCGCTTGCTGGGTTTCGGCCGCACACCGCCGGGCGGGGGCAAATCCGGGAGTTTCGACTTTCTCGGGTTCACGCACATCGCCGGCCAGGATCGCCAGGGCCGCTATCTGGTGCGACGTCAAACGATGGCGAAGCGCTTCCGGCGCAGCCTGACGCTCGCCCGTGAGTGGTGCCGCGCGCACCTGCACGATCCCTTGCGCACACAGTGGGCTGAACTGAGTGCCAAATTGAAAGGCCACTACGCGTACTACGGCGTGCGCGGCAACATGGATGCGCTCAAGCGTTTCCGAGCCGCGGTGCGAGCGATCTGGATCAGTGTGCTGATGAAGCGCAGTCAGACGTCTCGTCTCCCCGTCGTGGTGGCGCTGGTCGACACTCACTTCGCGCTGCCGACTCCCCGCATCACCCACCCGGATGATTGGCTCCCGGTCTCGCCGGGTTACCTGCTTGGAAGAGCCGGATGCGGGAAATCCGCCCGTCCGGATCTGTGA
- a CDS encoding CZB domain-containing protein, translating to MGFFDFFKSGNKQEQDRARDALVGLDIDTAIAAHENWKVRLRTFLDGNSTEDLRADVICRDDRCDLGKWIHGPGGEKLRHYAAFGELKATHRLFHMQASSVIMQAKSGSRDAAEKLLQEDYSRTSASIIRGLNDLKLLSTPR from the coding sequence ATGGGATTCTTTGATTTCTTCAAGTCCGGTAACAAGCAGGAGCAAGATCGCGCTCGCGATGCCTTGGTCGGCCTGGATATCGACACGGCCATTGCTGCGCATGAGAACTGGAAGGTACGACTGCGCACTTTTCTCGACGGAAATTCGACGGAAGATCTGCGGGCCGATGTGATTTGCCGTGATGACCGGTGTGATCTCGGGAAATGGATACACGGTCCTGGTGGTGAGAAGTTGCGGCATTACGCGGCCTTCGGCGAACTAAAGGCAACCCACCGTCTGTTTCACATGCAGGCGTCGTCCGTGATCATGCAAGCCAAGTCAGGTAGTCGTGATGCGGCAGAAAAGTTGCTGCAAGAGGACTACAGCAGGACCTCGGCTTCCATTATTCGGGGTCTGAATGATCTCAAGCTGCTGTCGACGCCCCGCTAA
- a CDS encoding DotU family type IV/VI secretion system protein has product MKFSGFNLIPLCIPVYASYPPLPVAHARLGYHCHAIGFVGRLHANSDRVQLAERTPAFLTPARADAPNLLVVQGDSETRASHRVFGCICPLCGPRWFFATIAALLLLAMESPFLVVAPCASRKALRDLPQQV; this is encoded by the coding sequence ATGAAATTTTCGGGGTTCAACCTCATACCTCTGTGTATTCCTGTCTACGCTTCGTACCCGCCGTTACCGGTCGCGCACGCAAGACTCGGTTACCACTGCCATGCCATTGGCTTCGTGGGTCGGCTTCATGCCAACTCGGATCGCGTGCAGCTTGCAGAGCGCACGCCCGCATTTCTCACACCTGCGCGAGCAGATGCCCCCAATCTTCTAGTGGTACAAGGCGATTCCGAGACACGCGCCAGTCACAGAGTGTTTGGCTGCATCTGCCCGCTTTGCGGACCTCGCTGGTTCTTTGCGACTATCGCTGCGTTGCTCCTCCTCGCAATGGAATCACCATTCCTCGTCGTCGCGCCTTGCGCTAGTCGCAAAGCCCTGCGCGATCTTCCGCAACAGGTGTGA
- the ltrA gene encoding group II intron reverse transcriptase/maturase, whose amino-acid sequence MQERARAHPEEQFTSLAHLLDEGSLLRAYRGLRADAAKGIDGESKASYGKGLAARLQQLHERLRTGQYRAQPAKRATIKKADGSDRPLSIWCVEDKVVQGAVTEVLNSIFEADFRGLSYGFRPQRSAHMALQAVQTVLQKGRVNWVLDLDLKQCFDRIEHEALRQAIRRRVTDRSLLRLIDKWLTVGVVEQDGKRTRQTCGTPQGAPISPLLANIVLHEAMDEVVVEWRRTAARGEVYMVRYADDAVLMFEHEEDAVALRAVLETSLARYGLEMNVAKTRLLGFGRTPPGGGKSGSFDFLGFTHIAGQDRQGRYLVRRQTMAKRFRRSLTLAREWCRAHLHDPLRTQWAELSAKLKGHYAYYGVRGNMDALKRFRAAVRAIWISVLMKRSQTSRLPVVVALVDTHFALPTPRITHPDDWLPVSPGYLLGRAGCGKSARPDL is encoded by the coding sequence GTGCAGGAGAGGGCGCGAGCCCATCCGGAGGAACAGTTCACGTCGCTGGCCCACTTGCTCGATGAGGGCTCGTTGTTGCGTGCTTACCGCGGTTTGCGGGCGGACGCGGCAAAGGGCATCGATGGCGAGAGCAAGGCCAGCTATGGAAAAGGATTGGCGGCACGGCTGCAGCAACTGCATGAGCGACTGCGCACGGGTCAGTACCGAGCGCAGCCGGCGAAGCGCGCGACGATCAAGAAAGCGGATGGCAGCGACCGGCCGTTATCGATCTGGTGCGTGGAGGACAAGGTCGTACAAGGCGCGGTGACCGAGGTGCTGAACAGCATTTTCGAAGCCGACTTCCGAGGGCTGAGCTATGGCTTCAGGCCGCAGCGCAGTGCGCATATGGCCTTGCAGGCGGTGCAGACGGTGCTGCAGAAAGGACGCGTGAACTGGGTATTGGACCTGGATCTGAAGCAGTGTTTCGATCGCATCGAGCACGAGGCATTGCGACAGGCAATCAGGCGCAGGGTGACCGATCGCAGTCTGTTGCGACTGATCGACAAATGGCTGACGGTCGGGGTGGTGGAGCAGGATGGCAAGCGGACACGGCAAACGTGCGGCACGCCGCAAGGGGCGCCGATTTCCCCGCTACTGGCGAACATCGTGCTGCATGAGGCGATGGACGAGGTGGTGGTGGAATGGCGTCGGACAGCGGCGCGCGGCGAGGTGTACATGGTGCGCTATGCCGATGACGCAGTCCTGATGTTCGAGCATGAGGAGGATGCGGTAGCGCTGCGAGCGGTACTGGAGACGAGTCTGGCGCGCTACGGGCTGGAGATGAATGTGGCCAAGACCCGCTTGCTGGGTTTCGGCCGCACACCGCCGGGCGGGGGCAAATCCGGGAGTTTCGACTTTCTCGGGTTCACGCACATCGCCGGCCAGGATCGCCAGGGCCGCTATCTGGTGCGACGTCAAACGATGGCGAAGCGCTTCCGGCGCAGCCTGACGCTCGCCCGTGAGTGGTGCCGCGCGCACCTGCACGATCCCTTGCGCACACAGTGGGCTGAACTGAGTGCCAAATTGAAAGGCCACTACGCGTACTACGGCGTGCGCGGCAACATGGATGCGCTCAAGCGTTTCCGAGCCGCGGTGCGAGCGATCTGGATCAGTGTGCTGATGAAGCGCAGTCAGACGTCTCGTCTCCCCGTCGTAGTGGCGCTGGTCGACACTCACTTCGCGCTGCCGACTCCCCGCATCACCCACCCGGATGATTGGCTCCCGGTCTCGCCGGGTTACCTGCTTGGAAGAGCCGGATGCGGGAAATCCGCCCGTCCGGATCTGTGA